One Spinacia oleracea cultivar Varoflay chromosome 4, BTI_SOV_V1, whole genome shotgun sequence DNA segment encodes these proteins:
- the LOC110802503 gene encoding phospho-2-dehydro-3-deoxyheptonate aldolase 2, chloroplastic, with protein MALTTSTSSLPSKFLFQTSPQFNSPKPHQPTFSLPKIRASSSSKSPSTTTTTTKPKWSIDSWKSKKALQQPDYPNPNEVDSVLQTLESFPPIVFAGEARSLEDRIGQAAMGNAFLLQGGDCAESFKEFSANNIRDTFRVLLQMSVVLMFGGQMPVVKVGRMAGQFAKPRSDGFEEKNGVKLPSYRGDNINGDVFEEKARIPDPNRMIRAYTQSVATLNLLRAFATGGYAAMQRVTHWNLDFTDHSEQGDRYRELAHRVDEALGFMSAAGLPLDHPIMTTTEFWTSHECLLLPYEQALTREDSTSGLFYDCSAHMVWVGERTRQLDCAHVEFLRGVANPLGIKVSDKMDPNELVKLIDILNPQNKPGRITVITRMGAENMRVKFPHLIRAVRRAGQIVTWVSDPMHGNTIKAPSGLKTRSFDSIRAELGAFFDVHDQEGSYPGGVHLEMTGQNVTECVGGGRTITYDDLGSRYHTHCDPRLNASQSLELAFNIAERLRRRRLGAQRNLGFNAL; from the exons ATGGCTCTGACAACAAGCACTTCATCTCTCCCATCAAAATTCCTCTTCCAAACATCACCCCAATTCAATTCTCCCAAACCCCATCaacccactttctctctccccaaAATCCGAGCCTCTTCTTCCTCCAAATCTCCCTCAACAACCACCACAACCACCAAACCGAAATGGTCAATCGACAGTTGGAAATCAAAGAAGGCCCTTCAACAACCCGATTACCCGAACCCGAACGAGGTCGATTCGGTTCTCCAGACCCTTGAATCGTTCCCCCCGATCGTATTCGCTGGTGAGGCTCGGAGCCTTGAGGACAGGATTGGTCAAGCTGCTATGGGAAACGCGTTTTTATTACAAGGTGGGGATTGTGCTGAGAGTTTCAAGGAGTTTAGTGCTAATAATATTAGGGATACTTTCAGGGTTCTTCTTCAAATGAGTGTTGTTCTTATGTTTGGTGGTCAGATGCCTGTTGTTAAG GTGGGAAGAATGGCTGGTCAATTTGCAAAGCCAAGATCAGATGGGTTTGAGGAGAAGAATGGAGTGAAATTACCAAGCTACAGGGGTGACAACATCAATGGTGATGTTTTTGAGGAAAAGGCAAGGATTCCAGATCCTAATAGGATGATTAGAGCGTACACGCAATCAGTGGCAACTTTGAACCTTCTTAGAGCCTTTGCTACTGGAGGGTATGCTGCCATGCAACGCGTCACACATTGGAATCTTGATTTCACGGACCACAGTGAGCAAGGGGACAG GTACCGTGAACTGGCACATCGAGTTGATGAAGCTCTTGGCTTCATGTCTGCCGCTGGACTTCCCCTTGATCACCCAATCATGACAACAACAGAGTTCTGGACATCACATGAGTGCTTGCTCTTGCCATATGAACAAGCTCTTACTAGAGAAGATTCAACTTCTGGCTTGTTCTATGATTGTTCTGCTCATATGGTTTGGGTAGGGGAGCGTACGCGACAACTTGATTGTGCTCATGTTGAATTCTTGAGAGGAGTTGCTAACCCTCTTGGCATTAAG GTGAGTGATAAGATGGATCCTAATGAGCTAGTTAAGCTCATTGACATTCTAAACCCTCAAAACAAGCCCGGGAGGATTACAGTGATTACCAGGATGGGAGCTGAGAATATGAGGGTAAAGTTTCCACATCTTATAAGGGCAGTTCGTCGTGCTGGTCAAATTGTAACTTGGGTTAGTGATCCAATGCACGGGAACACCATCAAGGCTCCTTCTGGTCTCAAAACCCGCTCCTTTGATTCTATTAGG GCTGAACTCGGAGCATTCTTTGATGTTCATGATCAAGAAGGAAGCTATCCTGGAGGAGTCCATCTAGAGATGACAGGTCAAAATGTGACAGAGTGCGTAGGAGGTGGACGTACCATCACATACGATGATTTGGGCTCTCGTTATCACACCCATTGTGATCCAAGACTCAATGCTTCCCAATCTCTAGAACTAGCGTTTAATATTGCAGAGCGTCTTCGTAGAAGAAGATTGGGAGCTCAACGTAATCTAGGCTTTAACGCTCTCTAA